The segment GGAACGGAATAGATAGATGCCAAGCTGCACTGCGGGAGTGCCACGTGACAACGACCTCTCGGCTGTTCAATTGCTGCCCCTTCGCATGTAGCCGCCGACACGCGGCCTCAATCCTTCAATCTAGGTTGTGGCGACACGACCGCCAGGGCTTGGTCGAGCTCACTATCCTCCAGCAAACGGCCCTCAGTCATGTCGACCAGGCCCTCGAGAGCGGCGTGGGCAAGGACCAAGGCAGCGCGCTCGGACAACTCGTTGAGCTGATCCGGGCCTTCACTGCTGGGTGCCACGTCGTTCGGTCGCGAATTCATCACCGTGCCTTGATGCTCTCTGAACTAAGAGTACGCACCGCTCTCCGCGCGCGCCAGTAGGTCACTGATGGTCTGTGGCCCGTCCGACCGGAGCAGGTAGTCGCCTGGGCTCGCCCCGCCCAACGCTGGATGGGGAGTTTGCAGCCAAGAGCCGATCCATGCCGACGCATTGAAGCCTGCGGACTTCCCCGCGCGGTCGACTATCTCCTGGGCCTGACCAACCAGCCGAGCCATCCACAACAGGCGCAACCCCTGGTCCAGTTCGAGCGTCTTGCCCGGCGTCGGCTTCTTGGCTTCCGTTACGGGTAGTCCGACCCACTTGGCAACCAGCTCTGCCGGAACGCGCATTTCATCAGCCAGGTGGTGCATCAGTCGCACACGCAGGCCGGCTTTCGCCAGCAGCACCAGTTGGTCTGGGCCGACCAGCCACCAATCGCGGCACTGCCCCCAAAAGATCGGCACGACCGCAGCCGGGTATCCGATGTCGTTGGGTGGAGAGGGTGGTGCATCCTTCATTGGGACAAACAGGCCTGAGGAGGACTCGCACAGCCGACAGTGGGTGATGTCGGACGCATGCTCGTCGTCCAGGCCGGTAAGAGCGAGCGGGCTTGCGACTTGGTGGACGCACCTGCATGCTGGGCAGAGGGCGAGCATCATGGGATAGCCCCTTGCGCGTTTTCTGCAATGAGCCCCGAGCCAGTGTGCGCAGAGGTCCGGCGGCCATCCCAAGCGCCCTCGTCAGTTGGCCAAAGGCGCATCTCACGAGCCCAAGTCTGTCCAGAGTGCTTCATCGTCTGGCGGACGCCGATGTGCCCTCGAGTTGATGAACTTCGCGTAGGCGGACTTCTTGCTTTATCGCTCTATGGAGCGTCCTCCCGTAAGACTCACTCTTGGCTCGACGGTCTACCGGCTGTTCGCCCGCGACGACGCCGCAGAGAATCAAGTCAGACAGCTGAGACACTGCCTGTTCTGGGGCATCAGGGCAGAAAGCGAAACCGCTGTCATCACGAAAGACCACCACCGCGGCCTCCCCCAATGTGCCAATCAACACTTCTTGAATGGACCGCAGCAACCATTCACCGGCTACGACCGTAAAGCACTGGATGGTCAAGATTGGGGACCGATTGGTTGACAGACTGTGAGCGACTTCTTTGCCTGAGTCATAGCAGGAAGTCTCA is part of the Shinella sp. XGS7 genome and harbors:
- a CDS encoding antitoxin Xre/MbcA/ParS toxin-binding domain-containing protein, which produces MMLALCPACRCVHQVASPLALTGLDDEHASDITHCRLCESSSGLFVPMKDAPPSPPNDIGYPAAVVPIFWGQCRDWWLVGPDQLVLLAKAGLRVRLMHHLADEMRVPAELVAKWVGLPVTEAKKPTPGKTLELDQGLRLLWMARLVGQAQEIVDRAGKSAGFNASAWIGSWLQTPHPALGGASPGDYLLRSDGPQTISDLLARAESGAYS